One Streptomyces sp. CNQ-509 DNA window includes the following coding sequences:
- a CDS encoding oligopeptide/dipeptide ABC transporter ATP-binding protein, translating to MSVRFRMPRGRYVAAVTDVSLALAPGECVALVGESGCGKSVLASALLGLLPGNAETAGTAHLGGLELLGAGEAELARRVRGRRVGLIPQSPAAHLTPVRTVRSQLQEVVRELTDTRKAGLRAAAEEAAERAAFPADHLDRYPHELSGGLAQRAATALALVGGPPLLLADEPTTGLDRDLVERTVDELRRQVDDGHGLLMITHDLAAAERIADRVAVMYAGRIVELAGAAAFFGAPGPRHPYARGLLDALPERAFTPIPGLPPELGALPPGCAFAPRCAYATAACATVPALTAGVACHHPLAAAAVPPDKPASAGPTQVPARPAGAPGSPQPEAADAR from the coding sequence ATGTCGGTGCGCTTCCGGATGCCCCGCGGCCGGTACGTCGCGGCCGTCACCGACGTCTCCCTCGCCCTCGCCCCCGGCGAGTGCGTCGCCCTCGTCGGCGAGAGCGGCTGCGGCAAGTCCGTCCTCGCCTCGGCGCTCCTCGGGCTGCTGCCGGGGAACGCCGAGACCGCGGGCACCGCGCACCTCGGCGGACTGGAGCTGCTGGGCGCCGGGGAGGCGGAGCTGGCCCGCCGGGTACGGGGCCGCCGCGTCGGGCTCATCCCGCAATCCCCGGCCGCGCACCTCACGCCCGTCAGGACCGTGCGCTCCCAGCTCCAGGAGGTCGTCAGGGAGCTGACGGACACCCGCAAGGCCGGGCTGCGCGCGGCCGCGGAAGAGGCCGCGGAGCGGGCCGCGTTCCCCGCCGACCATCTCGACCGCTACCCGCACGAACTCTCCGGCGGCCTCGCCCAGCGCGCCGCCACCGCCCTCGCCCTCGTCGGTGGCCCGCCGCTGCTCCTCGCCGACGAGCCGACCACCGGGCTCGACCGCGACCTCGTCGAGCGCACCGTCGACGAGCTGCGCCGCCAGGTCGACGACGGGCACGGGCTCCTGATGATCACCCACGACCTGGCCGCCGCGGAGCGGATCGCCGACCGGGTGGCGGTGATGTACGCCGGGCGGATCGTCGAACTCGCCGGCGCCGCCGCCTTCTTCGGCGCCCCCGGGCCCCGGCACCCGTACGCCCGCGGCCTCCTCGACGCCCTCCCGGAACGCGCCTTCACCCCGATCCCCGGGCTGCCGCCGGAGCTGGGCGCGCTGCCGCCGGGCTGCGCGTTCGCGCCGCGGTGCGCGTACGCGACGGCCGCCTGCGCGACGGTGCCCGCCCTGACGGCGGGCGTGGCCTGCCACCACCCGCTGGCCGCGGCGGCAGTGCCGCCGGACAAGCCCGCGAGCGCCGGGCCGACGCAGGTGCCGGCGCGGCCGGCAGGAGCGCCGGGATCACCGCAGCCGGAGGCCGCCGATGCCCGCTGA
- a CDS encoding N-acetylmuramoyl-L-alanine amidase — protein sequence MPPTPATRLRVNLRRRPWATAAVAAGLLLPLTSASLPAAAGGGEDAAAPATRQAAYAAAADEYGVPESVLLGVSYLESRWDTHAGEPSTDAGYGPMHLTDAPTVLAEDHHGGTAEDPRGDTERPVGDETFGPALTTLYAAAELTGTDAATLRAKPAENIAGGAALLAAYQEDLGAPASADPADWYGAVAKYAGAAYEQDAAAFADEVYATIRDGAARTTDDGHAVRLAADPSVAPRQRWLGELGLPRLTDEEVECPDRLGCEWIPATYRQTNPDDIQAYVNHDKADRPRDQKIEYIVIHDTEGRYPGVINMVQDPNRAASWQYTLRSSDGHIAQHIKHKDVAWQAGNWNINAKSIGLEHEGFAKDQGTWYTEAMMRSSATLVRYLAATYDIPLDRTHIIGHDNVPGTTTANIRGMHWDPGPYWDWERYFELLEAPLRSPGGFSKSMVMIKPDFAENKPQFTGCSYESGSDPKEPCPLAPSSSVILHSQPDADSPLLADIGLHPDGRASDMHVSDIGSRASAGQTYAVAERKGDWVAIWYHGLKGWFHNPAGARVADYTAGKIVTPKPGKESVPVYGRAYPEQAAYPPEIPYQPISAHPYEFKAGQAYSYGGTVPGEYYRAVTFDGSAPGDRTVVRGKMKYHIIQIGHRIGFVNADDVTVRRVL from the coding sequence TTGCCTCCCACTCCAGCCACCCGCCTCCGTGTGAACCTGCGAAGACGACCCTGGGCGACGGCCGCCGTCGCCGCCGGCCTGCTGCTGCCGCTGACCTCGGCGTCCCTCCCGGCCGCCGCCGGCGGCGGCGAGGACGCGGCGGCGCCCGCGACCCGGCAGGCGGCGTACGCCGCGGCGGCCGACGAGTACGGCGTGCCGGAGAGCGTGCTGCTCGGCGTGTCGTACCTGGAGTCCCGCTGGGACACCCACGCCGGCGAGCCGAGCACCGACGCCGGCTACGGCCCCATGCACCTGACCGACGCCCCCACCGTGCTCGCCGAGGACCACCACGGCGGCACCGCCGAGGATCCCCGGGGCGACACGGAACGGCCCGTCGGCGACGAGACGTTCGGCCCCGCGCTCACCACGCTGTACGCGGCCGCCGAGCTGACCGGCACCGACGCGGCGACGCTGCGCGCGAAGCCCGCGGAGAACATCGCCGGCGGCGCCGCGCTGCTGGCCGCGTACCAGGAGGACCTGGGCGCGCCGGCCTCGGCCGACCCGGCCGACTGGTACGGCGCGGTGGCGAAGTACGCGGGCGCCGCGTACGAGCAGGACGCGGCGGCGTTCGCCGACGAGGTCTACGCGACCATCCGCGACGGCGCCGCCCGCACCACCGACGACGGCCACGCCGTCCGGCTGGCCGCCGACCCGTCCGTGGCGCCGCGGCAGCGTTGGCTCGGCGAACTCGGCCTGCCGCGGCTGACGGACGAGGAAGTGGAGTGCCCGGACCGGCTCGGCTGCGAGTGGATCCCGGCGACGTACCGCCAGACCAACCCGGACGACATCCAGGCGTACGTCAACCACGACAAGGCCGACCGGCCGCGCGACCAGAAGATCGAGTACATCGTCATCCACGACACCGAGGGCCGCTATCCCGGCGTCATCAACATGGTCCAGGACCCCAACCGCGCGGCGAGCTGGCAGTACACACTGCGCAGCTCCGACGGCCACATCGCCCAGCACATCAAGCACAAGGACGTCGCCTGGCAGGCGGGCAACTGGAACATCAACGCCAAGTCCATCGGCCTGGAGCACGAGGGCTTCGCCAAGGACCAGGGCACCTGGTACACCGAGGCGATGATGCGCAGTTCGGCGACGCTGGTGCGCTACCTGGCGGCCACGTACGACATCCCGCTGGACCGCACGCACATCATCGGCCACGACAACGTGCCCGGCACCACCACGGCGAACATCCGCGGCATGCACTGGGACCCGGGCCCGTACTGGGACTGGGAGCGGTACTTCGAGCTGCTGGAAGCCCCGCTGCGCAGCCCGGGCGGGTTCTCGAAGTCGATGGTGATGATCAAGCCGGACTTCGCGGAGAACAAGCCGCAGTTCACCGGCTGCAGCTACGAGTCGGGCTCCGACCCGAAGGAGCCGTGCCCGCTCGCGCCGTCGTCGTCGGTGATCCTGCACTCGCAGCCCGACGCGGACTCCCCGCTGCTGGCGGACATCGGTCTGCATCCCGACGGCCGGGCGTCCGACATGCACGTCTCGGACATCGGCAGCCGGGCCTCGGCCGGACAGACGTACGCGGTGGCCGAGCGCAAGGGCGACTGGGTGGCGATCTGGTACCACGGCCTCAAGGGCTGGTTCCACAACCCCGCGGGCGCGCGGGTCGCCGACTACACCGCAGGGAAGATCGTCACGCCCAAGCCGGGCAAGGAGTCGGTGCCGGTCTACGGCCGGGCGTACCCGGAACAGGCCGCGTACCCGCCGGAGATCCCGTACCAGCCGATCTCGGCGCACCCGTACGAGTTCAAGGCCGGCCAGGCGTACTCCTACGGCGGCACCGTCCCCGGCGAGTACTACCGCGCCGTGACCTTCGACGGCTCCGCACCCGGGGACCGCACGGTGGTCCGCGGCAAGATGAAGTACCACATCATCCAGATCGGGCACCGCATCGGCTTCGTCAACGCCGATGACGTGACCGTGCGCCGGGTCCTCTGA
- a CDS encoding ABC transporter ATP-binding protein: MPAEAPPPLQLRAVTAGYDRRAPVVRDVSFTLALGEAAGLLGPSGCGKSTLARVAALLHRPEAGEVLLDGVPVRGWRHRAPRAQRTAFGVVFQQPRLAADPRLTLAALIGEPLRATGRRAEAQGRTEELAALVGLTSDLLARRPHEVSDGQLQRACLARALALRPRILVCDEMTAMLDASTTAALVAAVEDYRRTSGAALLAVGHDRTLLERWCDRTVAWEELAPGAKPTPSG; this comes from the coding sequence ATGCCCGCTGAAGCCCCGCCCCCGCTGCAACTCCGCGCCGTCACCGCCGGATACGACCGCCGCGCCCCCGTCGTCCGCGACGTCTCCTTCACCCTCGCCCTCGGCGAGGCCGCCGGGCTCCTCGGCCCCAGCGGCTGCGGCAAGTCCACCCTCGCCCGCGTCGCCGCGCTGCTGCACCGCCCGGAGGCAGGCGAGGTGCTGCTCGACGGCGTGCCCGTACGCGGCTGGCGCCACCGCGCCCCCCGCGCGCAGCGCACCGCCTTCGGCGTCGTCTTCCAGCAGCCCCGCCTCGCCGCCGACCCCCGGCTGACGCTGGCCGCCCTGATCGGCGAGCCGCTGCGCGCCACCGGCCGCCGCGCGGAGGCTCAGGGCCGTACAGAGGAACTGGCCGCACTCGTCGGTCTCACCTCCGACCTGCTCGCCCGCCGGCCGCACGAGGTCAGCGACGGCCAGCTCCAACGCGCCTGCCTCGCCCGCGCGCTGGCGCTGCGCCCCCGGATCCTGGTGTGCGACGAGATGACGGCGATGCTCGACGCCTCCACCACCGCGGCCCTCGTCGCGGCTGTCGAGGACTACCGCCGCACCTCGGGCGCCGCGCTGCTGGCCGTGGGGCACGACCGGACGCTACTGGAGCGCTGGTGCGACCGCACCGTCGCCTGGGAGGAACTGGCCCCGGGGGCGAAGCCCACGCCGAGTGGCTGA
- a CDS encoding ABC transporter permease, whose translation MARMAGRRLLYAVPVLLAVTFGVFAIAAASPFDPVKAYAGTAGFSASGEALDQLRDSLGADDPFVTRWWDWLTAVVTGDLGQSTSMRQPVADVIGERIGWTVLLCAVAFAVAIVAGTLLGALAARRRGGLLDRAVTSVAYALEAAPPFWLGLLAVWLFALRLDALPAGGLTDTGTDVVTFGQVAEHVLLPASVLAVSQMPWFVLYVRQGVGDALDEDPVRGARSRGLAERTVLLGHALRSGLLPVLTLIGTRVPELITGALLIETVFSWPGIAAATVEAATSVDFPLLAALTVLATAAVLLGNLLSDLLYGLADPRVGFDG comes from the coding sequence ATGGCGCGGATGGCCGGGCGGCGGCTGCTGTACGCCGTCCCCGTCCTGCTGGCCGTCACCTTCGGGGTGTTCGCCATCGCCGCCGCCTCGCCGTTCGACCCGGTGAAGGCGTACGCGGGCACCGCCGGGTTCAGCGCCTCCGGGGAGGCGCTGGACCAGCTCCGCGACAGCCTCGGCGCCGACGACCCGTTCGTCACCCGCTGGTGGGACTGGCTGACCGCCGTCGTCACCGGCGACCTCGGCCAGTCGACCAGCATGCGCCAGCCGGTCGCCGACGTCATCGGCGAGCGCATCGGCTGGACGGTGCTGCTCTGCGCGGTCGCGTTCGCCGTCGCCATCGTCGCCGGCACGCTCCTCGGCGCGCTCGCCGCCCGCCGCCGCGGCGGGCTGCTCGACCGGGCGGTCACCTCCGTCGCGTACGCGCTGGAGGCGGCGCCGCCGTTCTGGCTCGGGCTGCTCGCCGTCTGGCTCTTCGCGCTCCGGCTCGACGCGCTGCCGGCCGGCGGACTCACCGACACCGGCACGGACGTCGTCACCTTCGGGCAGGTCGCCGAGCACGTGCTGCTGCCCGCGTCGGTGCTCGCGGTCTCGCAGATGCCGTGGTTCGTCCTCTACGTCCGCCAGGGCGTCGGCGACGCGCTGGACGAGGACCCCGTGCGCGGCGCCCGCTCCCGCGGGCTCGCCGAGCGCACCGTACTGCTGGGGCACGCGCTGCGCTCCGGGCTGCTGCCCGTGCTCACCCTGATCGGCACCCGGGTGCCGGAGCTGATCACCGGTGCGCTGCTCATCGAGACCGTCTTCAGCTGGCCGGGCATCGCCGCGGCCACCGTTGAGGCCGCCACGTCCGTCGACTTCCCGCTGCTCGCCGCGCTGACCGTGCTGGCGACGGCGGCGGTGCTCCTCGGCAACCTGCTGTCCGACCTGCTGTACGGACTCGCCGACCCGAGAGTGGGCTTCGATGGCTGA
- a CDS encoding ABC transporter substrate-binding protein, with the protein MSVRGIRAAVSVTAAAAVLAGAAACSNPDADDGSGGDGATAVIGVANEPDTLSPLLGYGKDGNSKIFDGLLARDGDMELKPALARALPEITDGGTTYTYELRDDVTFSDGEPFTAADVVFTYETILDPGTNNASKGDLEAVESVEAKGDGTVVFTLKYPYAPFAERTVLPIAPEHVAGKGDVNTGAFNTEPIGTGPYVLDDWRKGEKLTFSANPGYWGGRPKVKKLTMAIIADDDIRATRLRSGDLDGAILPPNLAKTFAEDDDKQTLAATTADHRAVTLPTDNPVTGDIAVRRALDVAVDRGAMVDKLLEGRGKAAYGPVPTGSEWFAKGTERPYDTGLAGKILDDAGWRAEDGGIREKDGQRASFTLYYPSGDKVRQEHALAFAGDAKKVGIEARVESGTWEVIEPRMGEDAVLAGGGSPADPDFDLYPMLYSELAGQGFNNMASYENQDVDTALVEGRESPDKAERKRAYDKVQQELTENPGYVFLTHIDHIYVVADTWRGLTTQVEPHEHGFGSGPWWNVESWQPAS; encoded by the coding sequence ATGTCAGTCCGCGGCATACGCGCAGCGGTCTCGGTCACGGCGGCAGCGGCGGTGCTCGCGGGGGCTGCCGCCTGCTCGAACCCGGACGCCGACGACGGCTCCGGCGGGGACGGCGCCACCGCCGTCATCGGCGTCGCCAACGAGCCCGACACCCTCAGCCCGCTCCTCGGCTACGGCAAGGACGGCAACTCCAAGATCTTCGACGGCCTCCTCGCCCGCGACGGCGACATGGAGCTGAAGCCCGCCCTCGCCCGCGCGCTGCCGGAAATCACCGACGGCGGCACCACGTACACGTACGAGCTGCGCGACGACGTGACGTTCAGCGACGGCGAGCCCTTCACCGCCGCCGACGTCGTCTTCACCTACGAGACGATCCTCGACCCCGGCACCAACAACGCCTCCAAAGGTGACCTGGAAGCCGTCGAGAGCGTCGAGGCCAAGGGGGACGGCACCGTCGTCTTCACCCTGAAGTACCCCTACGCGCCCTTCGCCGAGCGCACCGTGCTGCCCATCGCGCCCGAGCACGTCGCCGGCAAGGGCGACGTCAACACCGGCGCGTTCAACACCGAGCCCATCGGCACAGGCCCGTACGTCCTGGACGACTGGCGCAAGGGCGAGAAGCTCACCTTCTCCGCCAACCCCGGCTACTGGGGCGGCAGGCCGAAGGTGAAGAAACTGACCATGGCGATCATCGCCGACGACGACATCCGCGCCACCCGGCTGCGCTCCGGCGACCTCGACGGCGCCATCCTGCCGCCGAACCTCGCCAAGACCTTCGCCGAGGACGACGACAAGCAGACCCTGGCCGCCACCACCGCCGACCACCGCGCCGTCACCCTGCCCACGGACAACCCCGTCACGGGTGACATCGCCGTCCGCCGCGCCCTCGACGTGGCCGTCGACCGCGGCGCGATGGTCGACAAGCTGCTGGAGGGCCGGGGCAAGGCCGCCTACGGTCCCGTGCCCACCGGCAGCGAGTGGTTCGCCAAGGGCACCGAGCGCCCCTACGACACCGGGCTGGCCGGGAAGATCCTCGACGACGCCGGCTGGCGCGCCGAGGACGGCGGCATCCGCGAGAAGGACGGGCAGCGCGCCTCGTTCACCCTCTACTACCCCTCCGGCGACAAGGTCCGGCAGGAGCACGCCCTCGCCTTCGCCGGCGACGCCAAGAAGGTCGGCATCGAGGCCAGGGTGGAGAGCGGCACGTGGGAGGTCATCGAGCCGCGGATGGGCGAGGACGCCGTGCTCGCCGGCGGCGGCAGCCCCGCCGACCCCGACTTCGACCTCTACCCGATGCTCTACTCCGAGCTGGCCGGCCAGGGCTTCAACAACATGGCCTCGTACGAGAACCAGGACGTCGACACCGCCCTCGTCGAGGGCCGGGAGAGCCCCGACAAGGCCGAGCGCAAGCGGGCGTACGACAAGGTGCAGCAGGAACTCACCGAGAACCCGGGCTACGTCTTCCTCACCCACATCGACCACATCTACGTCGTCGCCGACACCTGGCGCGGCCTGACCACCCAGGTCGAGCCGCACGAGCACGGCTTCGGCAGCGGTCCCTGGTGGAACGTCGAGAGCTGGCAGCCCGCGTCGTGA
- a CDS encoding LCP family protein produces the protein MAQQARFKGFVQAVDALGGAPVCTKEPMRDKNSGIDLDPGRHHLNGAGALRYVRTRHSGHGDIDRVRRQQRLVAGIAGRHLAAGTLAVPPRLDALAGEVARGLRPGPRTSVADMLALGWQAPHLRLRNVEFANRATGEHQPPVGPVGLRREVERGAGPRHVPAAGRRPHAGAGRRAGPARCFDWTGRAAPGDRMDWDSG, from the coding sequence ATGGCCCAGCAGGCGCGCTTCAAGGGTTTCGTCCAGGCGGTCGACGCACTGGGCGGCGCACCGGTGTGCACGAAGGAGCCGATGCGCGACAAGAACTCGGGCATCGACCTCGACCCCGGGAGGCACCACCTCAACGGCGCCGGGGCACTGCGGTACGTCCGCACCCGGCACAGCGGGCACGGCGACATCGACCGCGTACGCCGCCAGCAGCGGCTGGTCGCCGGCATCGCCGGACGGCATCTGGCAGCGGGCACCCTGGCGGTTCCGCCGCGGCTGGACGCGCTCGCCGGCGAGGTCGCCCGCGGGCTGCGCCCGGGCCCGCGCACGAGCGTCGCCGACATGCTGGCGCTGGGCTGGCAGGCGCCGCATCTGCGGCTGCGGAACGTGGAGTTCGCGAACCGTGCCACTGGAGAGCATCAGCCACCCGTCGGGCCAGTGGGGCTCCGCCGTGAAGTGGAACGAGGAGCGGGCCCGCGCCATGTTCCGGCGGCCGGCCGCCGACCGCACGCTGGCGCCGGGCGGCGAGCGGGGCCCGCGCGGTGCTTCGACTGGACGGGCCGGGCCGCCCCCGGCGACCGCATGGACTGGGACTCCGGCTGA
- a CDS encoding SAM-dependent methyltransferase: MGDADDGGRAPVIDTTVPQSARIWNFWLGGSDNYRVDRLAGEAYVRTSPAIVDVARASRAFLARTLRYLAAEAGIGQFLDVGTGLPTAQNTHEVAQAVDPSARVVYVDNDPMVLAHARALLVSRPTGVCDYVNADVQDPDAVLASAAKTLDFDEPVGLILSGILGHVADYDEARRIVTRLVGALPAGSHLALNDGTGVVRPEARRAQDAYNRSGAVPYVLRTPEEIEGFFTGLELVAPGVVSCPRWRPDGGGEPEPLDLFGGVGRKAGSA; the protein is encoded by the coding sequence ATGGGGGACGCAGATGACGGCGGAAGAGCGCCGGTGATAGACACCACCGTGCCGCAGTCGGCGCGTATCTGGAACTTCTGGCTCGGCGGCAGCGACAACTACCGTGTCGACCGGCTTGCTGGCGAGGCCTACGTGCGGACCTCGCCCGCCATCGTCGACGTCGCCCGCGCCTCCCGGGCCTTCCTCGCCCGCACCCTGCGCTACCTCGCGGCCGAGGCCGGGATCGGCCAGTTCCTCGACGTCGGCACCGGGCTGCCGACGGCCCAGAACACGCACGAGGTGGCGCAGGCGGTGGACCCGTCGGCGCGGGTCGTCTACGTCGACAACGACCCGATGGTCCTCGCGCACGCACGCGCCCTGCTGGTCTCCCGGCCGACCGGGGTGTGCGACTACGTGAACGCCGACGTGCAGGACCCGGACGCGGTGCTGGCGAGCGCGGCGAAGACGCTGGATTTCGACGAGCCGGTGGGGCTGATCCTCAGCGGGATCCTGGGGCACGTCGCGGACTACGACGAGGCGCGCCGGATCGTGACGCGGCTGGTCGGCGCGCTGCCCGCGGGCAGCCATCTGGCGCTCAACGACGGTACGGGCGTGGTGCGCCCGGAGGCCAGACGGGCGCAGGACGCGTACAACAGGAGCGGCGCGGTGCCGTACGTGCTGCGCACGCCGGAGGAGATAGAAGGTTTCTTCACGGGCCTGGAGCTGGTGGCGCCCGGTGTCGTGTCGTGCCCGCGGTGGCGGCCGGACGGCGGCGGGGAGCCGGAGCCGCTCGACCTCTTCGGCGGCGTGGGACGGAAGGCGGGAAGCGCGTGA
- a CDS encoding ABC transporter permease, with translation MSAAGRPDTTRWRTRGTGRKSVRALRVRTSAAVVALAVLAVLVVPPLVQLDQQAVDIGNKLAAPSLSHLFGTDDVGRDVLLRCVYGLRVSLLVGVVAALVATVVGTAIGALAGALGGHVDRAVMRLVDVFASVPHLLLGIFIVALFQPGVWPVVASVGLTHWVSTCRIVRAEVLSLRGRPFVDAAVSGGASRTRVAIRHLVPGVLPQAGLAAVLMVPHAIWHESALSFLGLGLPPHQASLGAMVQGARGSLLAGDWWPTLFPGLFIIIPTLAVAGLAGAWRERLNPRRRSELTL, from the coding sequence ATGTCCGCCGCCGGGCGGCCGGACACGACCCGCTGGCGCACCCGCGGCACCGGCCGCAAGTCGGTGCGCGCGCTCCGCGTCCGCACCTCCGCGGCGGTCGTCGCGCTCGCCGTGCTGGCGGTGCTCGTCGTACCGCCGCTGGTCCAGCTCGACCAGCAGGCCGTCGACATCGGCAACAAGCTCGCCGCCCCGTCCCTCTCCCACCTCTTCGGCACCGACGACGTCGGCCGCGACGTGCTGCTGCGCTGCGTCTACGGGCTGCGCGTCTCGCTGCTCGTCGGCGTGGTCGCCGCGCTCGTCGCCACCGTCGTCGGCACCGCGATCGGGGCGCTGGCCGGCGCGCTCGGCGGGCACGTCGACCGGGCCGTGATGCGGCTCGTGGACGTCTTCGCCTCCGTACCGCACCTGCTGCTCGGCATCTTCATCGTCGCGCTCTTCCAGCCCGGGGTGTGGCCGGTCGTCGCCTCCGTGGGGCTGACGCACTGGGTGTCGACCTGCCGCATCGTGCGCGCCGAGGTGCTGTCGCTGCGCGGCCGGCCGTTCGTGGACGCGGCCGTCTCCGGCGGCGCCTCGCGCACCCGGGTCGCGATCCGCCACCTCGTGCCCGGGGTGCTGCCGCAGGCGGGGCTCGCGGCGGTGCTGATGGTGCCGCACGCCATCTGGCACGAGTCGGCGCTGTCGTTCCTCGGCCTCGGGCTGCCGCCGCACCAGGCGAGCCTGGGCGCGATGGTCCAGGGGGCGCGCGGGTCGCTGCTGGCGGGGGACTGGTGGCCCACCCTCTTCCCCGGCCTGTTCATCATCATCCCGACCCTCGCCGTCGCCGGCCTGGCCGGCGCGTGGCGGGAGCGGCTGAACCCGCGCCGCCGATCGGAGCTGACGCTGTGA
- a CDS encoding haloacid dehalogenase type II — protein sequence MTGAEFDPGSVRALAFDIFGTTVDWRTGVAEQVARLAARRGVELDGAGFADEWREMYLPSMGRVNSGERGWAYLDVLHRESLDELLERHGVGAAFGDADRAELVRAWHRLPAWDDAAAGLTRLRGRYVVAALSNGGFALLTHLVKAAGLPFDCILSAELAQHYKPDPSPYLTAARLLDVAPGELLMVACHGWDLAGARDAGLRTAFVSRPLEKGPGGGADADVPADVAARDFTLLADLLGCP from the coding sequence GTGACGGGAGCGGAGTTCGATCCGGGGTCGGTACGGGCCCTCGCGTTCGACATCTTCGGCACCACCGTCGACTGGCGCACGGGCGTCGCGGAGCAGGTGGCGCGCCTGGCGGCGCGGCGCGGCGTGGAGCTGGACGGCGCCGGCTTCGCCGACGAGTGGCGGGAGATGTACCTGCCGTCGATGGGCCGGGTCAACAGCGGCGAGCGGGGGTGGGCGTATCTCGACGTGCTGCACCGCGAGTCGCTGGACGAGCTGCTCGAACGCCACGGCGTCGGCGCCGCCTTCGGCGACGCCGACCGCGCCGAGCTGGTACGCGCCTGGCACCGGCTGCCCGCCTGGGACGACGCGGCCGCGGGTCTGACGCGGCTGCGCGGCCGGTATGTGGTGGCGGCGCTCTCCAACGGCGGCTTCGCACTGCTGACCCACCTGGTGAAGGCGGCGGGGCTGCCGTTCGACTGCATCCTCTCCGCCGAGCTGGCGCAGCACTACAAGCCGGACCCGTCGCCGTATCTGACGGCCGCGCGGCTGCTGGACGTGGCGCCGGGCGAACTGCTGATGGTGGCGTGCCACGGCTGGGACCTGGCGGGCGCGCGCGACGCGGGGCTCAGGACGGCGTTCGTCTCCCGCCCGCTGGAGAAGGGTCCGGGAGGCGGGGCGGACGCGGACGTGCCGGCCGATGTCGCGGCGCGGGACTTCACCCTCCTGGCCGACCTGCTGGGCTGTCCGTAA
- a CDS encoding ABC transporter permease → MKDEPVAVAYGPEEPAGPGRGERLSALAQQHGALVALIAIAAVASLSFDSFATTGNIENMAVSSAFLAIVALGMTFVIITGGIDLSVGSVFVLGGVLAAWGSRHGTLVALLLPLAVCGLFGLVNGLLIARLRLAPFIVTLAAMLGARGVMLSLTDEGADTYLVADGSFFADLGQGKLLGIGVPVWITAALFVAGGILLRRTRFGQHVYAVGGNEDAAALMGAPVARTKTLVYTLNGLLAGFAGALNAAWLDSGVTILGYGMELEAIAAVVIGGTLLSGGMGFVGGSLVGVLLLKVIQNVINQIGSLDSAYQQVVSGGFLVVVVIAQTWLARRRRAP, encoded by the coding sequence GTGAAAGACGAACCCGTCGCCGTGGCGTACGGCCCGGAGGAGCCCGCGGGCCCCGGGCGCGGCGAGCGGCTGAGCGCCCTCGCGCAGCAGCACGGCGCGCTGGTCGCGCTCATCGCCATCGCCGCCGTCGCCTCGCTCTCCTTCGACTCCTTCGCCACCACCGGCAACATCGAGAACATGGCGGTCTCCTCCGCCTTCCTCGCCATCGTCGCCCTCGGGATGACCTTCGTCATCATCACCGGCGGCATCGACCTGTCCGTCGGGTCGGTCTTCGTGCTCGGCGGCGTGCTCGCCGCCTGGGGCTCGCGCCACGGCACCCTGGTGGCACTGCTGCTGCCGCTCGCCGTCTGCGGACTCTTCGGCCTGGTCAACGGGTTGCTCATCGCCCGGCTCCGGCTCGCGCCGTTCATCGTCACGCTCGCCGCCATGCTCGGCGCCCGCGGCGTGATGCTGTCCCTCACCGACGAGGGCGCCGACACCTACCTCGTCGCCGACGGCTCGTTCTTCGCCGACCTCGGCCAGGGCAAGCTGCTCGGCATCGGCGTCCCGGTGTGGATCACCGCGGCGCTCTTCGTCGCCGGCGGCATCCTGCTCCGCCGCACCCGCTTCGGCCAGCACGTCTACGCCGTCGGCGGCAACGAGGACGCCGCCGCGCTGATGGGCGCGCCCGTCGCCCGTACCAAGACGCTTGTCTACACCCTCAACGGGCTGCTCGCCGGCTTCGCCGGCGCGCTCAACGCCGCCTGGCTCGACTCCGGCGTGACCATCCTCGGCTACGGCATGGAGCTGGAGGCGATCGCCGCGGTCGTCATCGGCGGCACGCTGCTCTCCGGCGGCATGGGCTTCGTCGGCGGCTCGCTCGTCGGCGTGCTGCTGCTGAAGGTGATCCAGAACGTCATCAACCAGATCGGCTCGCTCGACTCCGCCTACCAGCAGGTCGTCAGCGGCGGCTTCCTGGTGGTCGTCGTCATCGCGCAGACCTGGCTCGCCCGGCGCCGCCGGGCCCCCTGA